The following are encoded in a window of Streptococcus pasteurianus genomic DNA:
- a CDS encoding PRD domain-containing protein, which yields MYQIISSMNNNVTLAQDVNGEEVVLIGSGIGFNKNKGDTVNEEKIEKIFHLRTEESKENFISLLKNIPLDFITVTYDVVDCLSKKYHYPVQEYIYVTLTDHIYCSYQALVAGKYKSSSLPDVSSKYPIPYQIGQEALDIYRKNLLESLPDEEVSRIAYHFMNAEGVMILQKEKNLEVKKNILHLVDGVLEKNNIKRTSENSSFYDRFMIHLNYFLDSLNRSENENKSWLEIEKQVRLTYPLAYRIGSDIYDIVTREMEVDSYKCEKVFLVLHIQRLL from the coding sequence ATGTACCAAATAATATCTTCTATGAATAACAATGTTACTTTAGCACAAGATGTGAATGGAGAAGAAGTTGTTTTGATTGGAAGTGGTATTGGATTTAACAAGAATAAAGGTGATACCGTCAATGAAGAAAAGATTGAAAAGATTTTTCATCTTCGAACAGAGGAATCAAAAGAGAACTTTATTTCTTTATTAAAAAATATACCATTAGACTTCATCACGGTTACCTATGATGTTGTAGATTGTCTGTCTAAGAAATATCACTATCCGGTACAGGAATATATTTATGTGACATTGACAGATCATATTTATTGCTCCTATCAAGCCCTTGTAGCTGGAAAATATAAGTCTAGTAGTCTTCCAGATGTTTCTTCCAAATATCCTATTCCCTATCAAATAGGGCAAGAAGCACTTGATATTTATCGTAAGAACTTACTCGAGTCGCTTCCTGACGAAGAAGTTAGCAGGATTGCTTATCACTTTATGAATGCTGAAGGAGTGATGATATTACAAAAAGAGAAAAATTTAGAAGTAAAGAAAAATATTTTACATTTAGTTGATGGTGTTCTGGAAAAGAACAATATCAAACGAACAAGTGAAAACAGTAGTTTTTATGATCGTTTTATGATTCATTTGAATTATTTTTTAGATTCTTTAAATCGAAGTGAAAACGAAAACAAATCATGGTTGGAGATAGAGAAGCAAGTACGATTAACTTACCCTTTAGCCTATCGAATTGGTAGTGATATTTACGATATTGTCACCCGAGAGATGGAGGTAGACAGTTATAAGTGTGAGAAAGTGTTTTTAGTTTTACATATACAGCGATTATTATAA
- a CDS encoding lactose-specific PTS transporter subunit EIIC: MNKLIEFIEKGKPFFEKLSRNIYLRAIRDGFIAGMPVILFSSIFILIAYVPNAFGFYWPSGVETLLMKPYNYSMGLLAMLVAGTTAKSLTDSINRDMAATNQINYMSTLLASIVGLLMLAADPTADGFATGFLGTKGLLTAFLAAFVTVTIYKVCVKNNVTIRMPDEVPPNISQVFKDVIPFTLSVVFLYALDILVRHFVGTGVAEAIGQFFAPLFSAADGYVGITFIFGAYAFFWFVGIHGPSIVEPAIAAITYANIDTNLALMKAGEHADKVLTSGTQMFIVTMGGTGATLVVPFMFMWLCQSKRNKAIGRASVVPTFFGVNEPILFGAPIVLNPVFFVPFILAPIVNVWIFKFFVDTLGMNSFTTNLPWTTPGPLGIVLGTNLQLLSFILAALLIVIDVIIYYPFVKVYDQQILEEERTGKSNDSLKEKVVANFNTSKADAILEKAGVGGEETTVHNNIVKETNVLVLCAGGGTSGLLANALNKAAAEYGVPVKAAAGGYGAHREILPEFDLVILAPQVASNYEDMKVETDNLGIRLAKTEGAQYIKLTRDGQAALAFVQEQFN, encoded by the coding sequence ATGAATAAGCTAATTGAGTTTATCGAAAAAGGCAAGCCTTTTTTTGAAAAGTTATCACGTAATATTTATTTAAGGGCCATTCGAGATGGTTTCATTGCTGGAATGCCTGTTATCTTATTTTCTAGTATTTTTATCTTAATTGCCTATGTACCAAATGCCTTTGGTTTTTATTGGCCTTCGGGCGTTGAGACTCTCTTGATGAAACCATATAATTATTCAATGGGACTCTTAGCAATGTTAGTTGCTGGAACTACGGCTAAATCATTGACTGATTCTATTAATCGTGACATGGCAGCAACAAACCAAATTAATTACATGTCAACATTACTGGCTTCTATTGTAGGTCTATTGATGTTGGCAGCAGACCCTACAGCGGATGGTTTTGCAACTGGATTTTTAGGAACTAAAGGACTTCTGACAGCCTTTTTAGCAGCTTTTGTTACTGTGACTATCTATAAGGTTTGTGTGAAAAATAACGTTACCATTCGCATGCCTGACGAAGTACCACCTAACATTTCACAAGTTTTTAAAGATGTTATTCCGTTTACTTTATCAGTAGTTTTTCTTTATGCTTTGGATATTTTAGTGCGCCATTTTGTAGGTACAGGTGTGGCAGAAGCGATAGGTCAGTTTTTTGCACCACTTTTTTCTGCAGCAGATGGTTATGTTGGTATTACTTTTATATTTGGTGCCTATGCTTTCTTCTGGTTTGTTGGTATTCATGGTCCATCTATTGTTGAACCGGCTATTGCAGCTATTACCTACGCTAATATTGATACGAATTTAGCTCTTATGAAAGCTGGGGAACACGCTGATAAAGTTTTAACTTCAGGAACACAAATGTTTATCGTTACAATGGGGGGGACAGGAGCAACTCTTGTCGTTCCATTCATGTTCATGTGGCTATGTCAATCAAAACGTAATAAGGCTATTGGACGTGCTTCAGTCGTGCCAACCTTCTTTGGGGTAAATGAGCCAATTTTATTCGGAGCTCCAATTGTTTTGAACCCTGTCTTCTTTGTGCCATTTATTTTAGCACCGATTGTTAATGTTTGGATTTTCAAATTCTTTGTTGATACACTTGGTATGAATAGTTTCACGACTAACTTACCATGGACTACTCCTGGACCTTTGGGAATCGTTCTTGGTACTAATCTTCAACTTCTTTCATTTATTTTGGCGGCTCTCTTGATTGTGATTGATGTTATAATCTATTATCCATTTGTCAAAGTTTATGACCAACAGATTCTAGAAGAAGAACGTACGGGGAAGTCTAATGATTCTCTAAAAGAAAAGGTAGTTGCAAACTTTAATACTTCTAAAGCAGATGCTATTCTTGAAAAAGCAGGAGTAGGCGGTGAAGAAACAACTGTTCACAACAATATTGTCAAAGAAACCAACGTTCTTGTCCTTTGCGCAGGTGGGGGGACTAGCGGACTTTTAGCAAATGCTCTTAATAAGGCAGCTGCTGAATATGGCGTACCTGTTAAAGCAGCCGCAGGTGGATATGGTGCTCATCGTGAAATATTACCAGAGTTTGATTTAGTTATTCTTGCACCACAGGTGGCATCTAACTATGAAGATATGAAAGTGGAGACTGATAATCTTGGGATTAGGCTTGCTAAAACTGAAGGTGCTCAGTATATTAAATTAACCCGTGATGGACAAGCTGCTTTAGCCTTTGTGCAAGAACAGTTTAACTAA
- the dhaK gene encoding dihydroxyacetone kinase subunit DhaK: MKKIINEPTKVVDEMLNGLEFVHSDLVKRVKGFDVIQRTSEKTGKVAIISGGGSGHEPAHAGFVGEGMLSAAICGAVFTSPTPDQILEAIKQSDEGAGVFMVIKNYSGDVMNFEMAKDLAEMEGIAVESVVVDDDIAVEDSLYTQGKRGVAGTIFVHKILGNAAENGKSLSEIKELADKLVPNIHTVGLALSGATVPEVGKPGFVLDENEIEFGIGIHGEPGYRREKMQQSYDLAKELVNKLLENFDDTEGDFGMLVNGMGATPLMEQYIFANDVRKLLDEKGINVTFKKLGNLMTSIDMAGISLTLIKLEDDEWLNALEAPVNTIAW; encoded by the coding sequence ATGAAGAAAATTATTAATGAACCAACAAAAGTAGTGGATGAAATGCTAAATGGTTTAGAGTTTGTACATTCAGACTTAGTTAAACGCGTAAAAGGTTTTGATGTTATTCAGCGTACCTCTGAAAAGACTGGAAAAGTTGCGATTATATCAGGTGGAGGCAGTGGTCATGAACCAGCTCATGCAGGATTTGTAGGTGAGGGCATGTTATCGGCAGCAATATGTGGTGCTGTGTTTACTTCACCTACACCAGACCAGATATTGGAGGCAATTAAACAATCTGATGAAGGCGCTGGAGTATTTATGGTTATAAAAAATTATTCTGGTGATGTTATGAATTTTGAAATGGCGAAAGATTTGGCTGAAATGGAAGGAATTGCAGTAGAAAGTGTTGTTGTTGATGATGATATAGCTGTTGAGGATAGCTTATATACACAAGGCAAACGAGGTGTGGCTGGTACAATTTTCGTTCATAAGATTTTAGGAAACGCAGCTGAGAATGGAAAATCACTATCTGAAATAAAGGAATTGGCTGATAAATTAGTGCCTAATATTCATACCGTTGGATTAGCCCTTAGTGGTGCAACGGTTCCTGAAGTTGGTAAACCAGGTTTTGTTTTGGACGAAAACGAAATAGAATTTGGTATCGGTATTCACGGGGAGCCAGGTTATCGTCGTGAAAAAATGCAACAATCATATGATTTAGCAAAAGAATTAGTTAATAAATTATTGGAAAATTTTGATGATACTGAAGGAGATTTTGGAATGTTAGTAAATGGTATGGGTGCAACACCACTTATGGAACAATATATTTTTGCTAATGATGTTCGTAAGTTATTAGATGAAAAAGGGATTAACGTAACATTCAAAAAACTTGGTAATTTAATGACGTCTATTGATATGGCTGGCATATCATTAACATTGATTAAGTTAGAAGATGATGAATGGCTAAATGCGTTGGAAGCACCAGTAAATACAATTGCTTGGTAA
- the dhaS gene encoding dihydroxyacetone kinase transcriptional activator DhaS — protein MATSLITRKRIAQAFIQILQEKEFEKISVSNIMERAGIRRQTFYNYFLDKYDLVEWIFKNDLSEQVTDNLEFISGLQLLKELSYFFETNRYFYQQLFNMNVQNDINQYFIEYCRQIILKIINEYTDTSKLSIKDDDLFISYHSHALADTFKDFILNKNSEPIDSQRLIRLIQVSVENY, from the coding sequence ATGGCTACATCTCTTATCACTCGAAAAAGGATTGCTCAGGCTTTTATTCAAATTTTACAGGAAAAAGAATTTGAAAAAATATCTGTTAGTAATATTATGGAAAGGGCAGGCATACGCCGACAGACATTCTATAATTATTTCTTGGATAAATACGATTTAGTGGAATGGATTTTCAAAAACGATTTAAGTGAACAAGTTACTGATAACTTAGAATTTATATCAGGGTTACAATTATTAAAAGAATTGTCGTATTTTTTTGAAACTAATCGCTATTTTTACCAACAACTTTTTAATATGAATGTTCAAAATGATATTAATCAATATTTCATTGAATATTGTCGGCAAATCATTTTAAAAATTATTAACGAATATACAGATACTTCCAAATTATCTATAAAGGATGATGACCTTTTTATTTCCTATCACAGTCACGCACTCGCTGACACCTTTAAAGATTTTATACTTAATAAAAATTCTGAACCGATTGATTCCCAGAGATTAATTCGACTTATACAGGTATCTGTTGAAAATTATTAG
- the dhaL gene encoding dihydroxyacetone kinase subunit DhaL translates to MQVETAKKWMVLFNQKIQDNKDYLSELDTPIGDGDHGGNMSRGMAAVVDEIGEKEYESTSELFKAVAMQLLSKVGGASGPLYGSAFMGISKSEQDRGSLSDDVKAGLEMIKKRGKAEIGEKTMVDVWEPVLKALETNSLTIDRINEYVQATSPLKATKGRASYVGERSIGHIDPGAFSSGLLFKALIEAEE, encoded by the coding sequence ATGCAAGTAGAAACAGCAAAAAAATGGATGGTATTATTCAACCAGAAGATTCAAGATAATAAAGATTATCTTTCAGAATTGGATACCCCTATTGGAGATGGTGACCATGGTGGAAATATGTCGCGTGGAATGGCTGCAGTTGTAGATGAAATCGGAGAAAAAGAGTATGAATCTACCTCTGAGTTATTTAAAGCGGTAGCAATGCAGTTATTGAGTAAAGTAGGTGGGGCGTCAGGTCCTTTATATGGTTCTGCTTTTATGGGAATTTCAAAATCTGAACAAGATAGAGGAAGCCTTTCTGATGATGTTAAAGCAGGTTTGGAAATGATAAAAAAGCGAGGTAAGGCAGAAATTGGCGAAAAAACAATGGTTGATGTTTGGGAACCTGTATTAAAAGCCTTGGAAACTAATTCATTAACAATCGACCGAATTAATGAGTATGTTCAAGCTACTTCTCCTTTAAAAGCTACAAAAGGACGTGCTTCATATGTTGGTGAACGTTCGATTGGTCATATTGATCCTGGAGCATTTTCATCAGGATTATTATTTAAAGCACTAATAGAAGCGGAGGAATAA
- the guaA gene encoding glutamine-hydrolyzing GMP synthase, which translates to MTDNSSLNNVQKIIVLDYGSQYNQLIARRIREFGVFSELRSHKITAEEVREINPIGIVLSGGPNSVYADNAFGIDEEIFELGIPILGICYGMQLLTDKLGGKVVPAGQTGNSEYGQSTLRLKANSKLFADTPEKQTVLMSHGDAVTEIPAGFHLVGDSADCPYAAIENTEKNIYGIQFHPEVRHSVYGNDILRNFAFKICGAKGDWSMDNFIELQISEIRKKVGNRKVLLGLSGGVDSSVVGVLLQRAIGDQLTCIFVDHGLLRKGEGDQVMNMLGGKFGLNIIRVDASKRFLDLLAGVEDPEKKRKIIGNEFVSVFDDEASKLKGVDFLAQGTLYTDVIESGTDTAQTIKSHHNVGGLPEDMQFELIEPLNTLFKDEVRALGTALGMPDEIVWRQPFPGPGLAIRVMGEITAERLETVRESDAILREEIAKAGLDRDIWQYFTVNTGVRSVGVMGDGRTYDYTIAIRAITSIDGMTADFARIPWDVLQKISVRIVNEVDHVNRIVYDITSKPPATVEWE; encoded by the coding sequence ATGACTGACAATTCTAGTTTGAATAATGTTCAAAAAATCATTGTTCTTGATTATGGTAGCCAGTACAACCAATTGATTGCACGTCGTATCCGTGAATTTGGTGTGTTCTCAGAATTGAGAAGCCACAAAATCACAGCAGAAGAAGTGCGCGAGATTAACCCAATTGGTATCGTACTTTCAGGTGGTCCAAATTCAGTTTATGCTGACAATGCCTTTGGTATTGATGAAGAAATTTTTGAATTGGGTATTCCAATTCTTGGTATCTGCTATGGTATGCAATTGTTGACTGATAAACTTGGTGGTAAAGTTGTTCCAGCAGGTCAAACTGGTAACAGCGAATATGGTCAATCAACACTTCGCTTAAAAGCAAATTCAAAATTATTTGCTGACACACCAGAGAAACAAACCGTTTTAATGAGCCACGGTGATGCAGTTACCGAAATTCCAGCAGGTTTCCACCTTGTTGGCGATTCTGCTGATTGCCCTTACGCAGCCATTGAAAATACTGAGAAAAACATTTATGGTATCCAATTCCACCCAGAAGTTCGTCACTCAGTATATGGTAATGATATTTTACGTAACTTTGCTTTCAAGATTTGCGGAGCTAAAGGTGATTGGTCAATGGACAACTTCATTGAGTTGCAAATTTCTGAGATCCGCAAAAAAGTTGGAAACCGTAAAGTTCTTCTAGGGCTTTCAGGTGGTGTTGATTCATCAGTTGTTGGTGTTCTTCTTCAACGTGCTATCGGTGACCAATTGACATGTATCTTCGTTGACCACGGTCTTCTTCGTAAAGGAGAAGGGGACCAAGTTATGAATATGCTTGGTGGTAAATTCGGATTGAACATCATTCGTGTTGATGCTTCAAAACGTTTCTTAGACCTTCTTGCTGGTGTTGAAGACCCAGAGAAAAAACGTAAAATCATTGGTAATGAATTTGTCAGTGTATTTGATGACGAAGCAAGCAAACTTAAAGGTGTTGACTTCTTAGCACAAGGTACTCTTTACACAGACGTTATTGAGTCTGGTACAGATACTGCCCAAACAATCAAATCACACCACAACGTTGGTGGTCTCCCAGAAGATATGCAATTTGAATTGATTGAGCCACTCAACACACTGTTCAAAGATGAAGTTCGTGCGCTTGGTACAGCTCTTGGTATGCCAGATGAAATCGTTTGGCGCCAACCATTCCCAGGACCAGGACTTGCTATCCGTGTTATGGGTGAAATCACAGCTGAACGTCTTGAAACTGTTCGTGAATCTGACGCTATCCTTCGTGAAGAAATTGCTAAAGCAGGTCTTGACCGCGACATCTGGCAATATTTCACTGTTAACACAGGTGTTCGTTCAGTTGGTGTTATGGGTGATGGACGCACTTACGACTATACAATCGCAATTCGTGCTATCACATCAATCGACGGAATGACAGCAGACTTTGCACGTATCCCATGGGATGTGCTTCAAAAAATCTCAGTCCGTATCGTAAATGAAGTTGACCACGTCAACCGCATCGTCTATGACATCACAAGTAAACCACCAGCAACAGTTGAGTGGGAATAA
- a CDS encoding PTS lactose/cellobiose transporter subunit IIA has translation MNREEVTLLGFEIVAYAGDARTKLLEALKAAERGEFDRADELVKEAEDCITEAHKAQTNLLTKEASGEDIAYSVTMMHGQDHLMTTLLLKDLMQHLIELYKRGVKYE, from the coding sequence ATGAATAGAGAAGAAGTAACATTACTTGGTTTTGAAATTGTAGCCTATGCTGGTGATGCTAGGACAAAGTTGTTGGAAGCTTTGAAGGCAGCAGAGAGAGGAGAATTTGATAGGGCAGACGAGCTCGTAAAAGAAGCAGAGGATTGTATTACTGAGGCACATAAAGCACAAACAAATTTATTGACTAAAGAAGCATCGGGTGAAGATATTGCTTATAGTGTAACAATGATGCACGGACAAGATCACTTGATGACAACCTTGTTACTAAAAGACTTAATGCAACATCTTATTGAGTTATATAAAAGAGGAGTAAAATATGAATAA
- the dhaQ gene encoding DhaKLM operon coactivator DhaQ, whose product MSQIYNQIENALQESIDALVRIYPFLSQVPNLPAIYNNKQDSNIIPIISGGGSGHEPAHFGYVGEGMLTAAISGPIFEPPKAKQIFELIKFVDKGKGVFLIIKNFEKDLKEFSEAITLARQIGIKIKYIVSHDDISIEKLNFRTRHRGVAGTILLHKILGYYALNGASLDELEQVALKLSTSMATLGVATKPANLPNHENDMFKLAPDTISYGIGIHGEEGYRTEKFISSELLANELINKLRMNLKWKPKDPYILLINNLGATTRLEELIFSNDVLQLLDIDRLNIKFIKLGRLITSLNMAGISITLCKLANPDWEEALNSSTNAPSW is encoded by the coding sequence ATGAGTCAAATATACAATCAAATAGAAAATGCTCTTCAAGAAAGTATAGATGCTTTGGTACGCATTTATCCTTTTTTATCACAAGTTCCCAATTTACCTGCGATTTATAACAATAAACAAGATTCAAATATTATTCCCATAATTTCTGGCGGGGGTAGTGGTCACGAACCAGCTCACTTTGGGTATGTAGGTGAGGGCATGTTAACTGCGGCAATCAGCGGACCTATTTTTGAACCGCCAAAAGCGAAGCAGATTTTTGAACTAATTAAGTTTGTTGATAAAGGAAAAGGCGTTTTTCTTATTATAAAAAACTTTGAGAAAGACTTAAAAGAATTTTCAGAGGCGATTACATTAGCGAGACAGATAGGAATAAAAATCAAATATATTGTTTCTCACGATGATATCTCGATAGAAAAATTAAACTTCAGAACTCGACATAGAGGAGTTGCAGGTACTATCCTACTACATAAAATTTTAGGTTACTATGCCCTAAACGGTGCTAGTTTAGATGAGCTTGAACAAGTGGCACTAAAACTTTCTACATCAATGGCAACACTTGGTGTAGCAACGAAACCAGCTAATTTACCTAATCACGAAAATGACATGTTTAAACTTGCACCTGATACTATCTCCTATGGTATTGGTATTCATGGTGAGGAAGGTTATCGGACAGAGAAATTTATTTCATCCGAACTTTTAGCCAACGAACTTATAAATAAACTTAGGATGAATTTAAAGTGGAAACCTAAAGATCCCTATATTCTTTTAATCAATAATTTAGGAGCAACAACTCGTTTAGAAGAACTTATTTTTTCAAACGATGTTTTACAGCTACTTGATATCGATAGACTAAATATTAAATTTATCAAGCTTGGAAGATTAATTACCTCTTTAAATATGGCAGGTATTTCTATTACTCTTTGTAAATTAGCCAATCCAGACTGGGAAGAAGCCCTTAATTCTTCCACTAATGCACCTAGCTGGTAA
- a CDS encoding TnpV protein, which translates to MEKYIYDNSNGLWYELYGDYYLPCLVIPEEEVHPIGIWDRKHQQYLREYRPMLYNDLVLSGMLYSYLTDIDTQARNKLDLLVTQLAWVKAMNNIRNRAEEIINAELIFA; encoded by the coding sequence ATGGAAAAATACATCTACGATAACAGCAACGGTCTTTGGTATGAACTGTATGGAGATTATTATCTGCCGTGTCTGGTCATTCCAGAGGAAGAAGTACACCCTATCGGTATCTGGGACAGGAAGCACCAGCAATACCTCAGAGAGTACCGTCCTATGCTCTACAATGACCTCGTTCTCAGCGGCATGCTGTATAGCTATCTCACTGACATTGATACTCAGGCTCGCAATAAGCTCGACTTACTTGTAACGCAGCTGGCATGGGTCAAGGCTATGAACAACATCCGCAACCGCGCAGAGGAGATCATCAACGCAGAATTGATTTTCGCATAA
- the dhaM gene encoding dihydroxyacetone kinase phosphoryl donor subunit DhaM, translating to MSSTGIVIVSHSKNIAQGIVDLISEVAFEISITYVGGTEKGEIGTSFERVQEAVEANKANVLLAFYDLGSAKMNLEIARDFSEKEIVINNVPIVEGAYTAAALLQAGVELEEISKQLQELEISK from the coding sequence ATGTCTAGTACTGGTATCGTTATTGTTTCCCATTCTAAAAATATTGCACAAGGAATTGTTGACTTAATATCAGAAGTTGCTTTTGAGATTTCAATAACATATGTTGGTGGAACTGAAAAAGGAGAAATAGGGACAAGTTTTGAACGTGTCCAAGAAGCAGTGGAGGCTAATAAAGCAAATGTACTTCTGGCTTTTTATGATTTAGGTTCTGCAAAAATGAATTTAGAAATAGCAAGAGATTTTTCAGAAAAAGAAATTGTTATTAATAATGTTCCAATAGTTGAAGGGGCTTATACTGCGGCGGCTTTGCTGCAAGCTGGGGTAGAACTTGAGGAAATTTCAAAACAACTACAAGAACTGGAAATAAGTAAGTAG
- the lacG gene encoding 6-phospho-beta-galactosidase, producing MTKTLPKDFIFGGATAAYQAEGATHVDGKGPVAWDQYLKDNYWYTADPASDFYHQYPVDLELAEQFGVNGIRISIAWSRIFPKGYGEVNSKGVAFYHKLFEECHKHHVEPFVTLHHFDTPLALHSNGDFLNRENIDHYVNYADFCFEEFSEVNYWTTFNEIGPIGDGQYLVGKFPPGIQYNLAKVFQSHHNMMVAHARVVKLYKDKGYSGEIGVVHALPTKYPYNPENPEDVRAAELEDILHNKFILDATYLGGYSEETMKGVNHILKVNGGELDLREEDFAELEAAKDLNDFLGINYYMSDWMRACDGDTEIIHNGKGEKGSSKYQIKGIGRREAPVNIPKTDWDWIIYPQGLYDQIMRVKKDYPNYKKIYITENGLGYKDEFVDNTVYDDARIDYVKKHLEVIADAIEAGANVKGYFIWSLMDVFSWSNGYEKRYGLFYVDFETQKRYPKKSAYWYKHLTETRVIQ from the coding sequence ATGACAAAAACATTACCTAAAGATTTTATTTTTGGTGGTGCTACAGCTGCTTATCAGGCTGAAGGTGCGACTCATGTAGATGGAAAAGGTCCTGTTGCTTGGGACCAATATTTGAAAGATAATTACTGGTATACAGCTGATCCAGCTAGTGATTTCTATCATCAGTATCCTGTGGATTTGGAATTGGCAGAGCAGTTTGGTGTGAATGGCATTCGTATTTCAATTGCCTGGTCACGAATTTTTCCTAAAGGCTATGGCGAAGTTAATTCTAAAGGTGTGGCTTTTTACCATAAACTTTTTGAAGAGTGCCATAAGCACCATGTGGAACCTTTTGTAACACTTCATCATTTTGATACGCCCTTAGCTTTACACTCTAATGGTGATTTTCTTAATCGTGAAAATATAGATCATTATGTTAATTATGCTGATTTTTGTTTTGAAGAATTCTCTGAGGTTAATTACTGGACGACGTTTAATGAAATTGGTCCAATCGGAGATGGTCAGTACTTAGTGGGGAAATTTCCTCCAGGTATCCAGTATAATTTGGCAAAAGTTTTTCAGTCTCATCATAATATGATGGTTGCTCATGCACGTGTTGTTAAATTATATAAGGATAAAGGGTACTCAGGAGAAATTGGTGTTGTTCATGCTTTGCCAACTAAATACCCGTATAACCCAGAAAATCCTGAAGATGTCCGTGCTGCCGAGTTAGAAGATATACTCCATAATAAATTTATTTTGGATGCAACTTATTTAGGTGGCTACTCTGAGGAAACGATGAAGGGTGTTAATCACATTCTAAAAGTAAATGGTGGAGAATTAGATCTTCGTGAAGAAGATTTTGCTGAACTTGAAGCAGCAAAAGACTTAAATGATTTTTTAGGGATTAATTATTATATGAGTGACTGGATGCGAGCTTGTGACGGTGATACTGAAATCATTCATAATGGAAAAGGTGAGAAGGGAAGTTCTAAGTATCAGATTAAAGGCATTGGTCGTAGAGAAGCGCCAGTAAATATTCCTAAGACAGATTGGGACTGGATTATTTATCCACAAGGATTATATGATCAAATCATGCGCGTGAAAAAAGATTACCCAAACTATAAGAAGATTTACATTACAGAAAATGGTTTAGGCTATAAAGATGAATTTGTAGACAATACCGTTTACGATGATGCTCGCATTGATTATGTCAAAAAACATTTAGAAGTTATTGCAGATGCTATTGAAGCAGGTGCAAATGTTAAAGGATACTTTATCTGGTCATTGATGGATGTATTTTCTTGGTCTAATGGATATGAGAAACGTTATGGTCTATTCTATGTTGACTTTGAGACACAAAAGCGTTATCCAAAGAAAAGTGCTTACTGGTATAAACACCTTACTGAAACAAGAGTTATCCAATGA
- a CDS encoding helix-turn-helix domain-containing protein produces the protein MRNAKKLTQEQFTERINVSRNVVAKLETNRGCPDIQNLININETFNISLGELVKEDNLVKNKIIAESFSRKLHFWFYCIF, from the coding sequence ATTAGGAATGCTAAAAAATTAACTCAAGAACAATTTACAGAAAGAATTAACGTTTCAAGAAATGTAGTTGCAAAACTGGAGACTAATAGAGGATGCCCAGATATTCAAAATTTAATTAATATAAATGAAACATTTAATATTAGTTTAGGTGAATTGGTAAAAGAAGATAACTTAGTAAAAAACAAAATTATAGCAGAGAGTTTTTCAAGAAAGTTGCATTTTTGGTTCTATTGTATTTTCTAA